The following proteins are encoded in a genomic region of Brachypodium distachyon strain Bd21 chromosome 1, Brachypodium_distachyon_v3.0, whole genome shotgun sequence:
- the LOC100846684 gene encoding uncharacterized protein LOC100846684, producing MDFSAGGGGGGEPARWLEIAGKLLAARDLVGCKRLAERAVDADPLLPGADELLAVADVHLASQRLLPSGRPDPLAVLQLQPDPDKADVKRAFRRLANLLAASRNPHPGADTALRAVEEAFAHLRDREATSTATPGPSAPSAAAAPGGAPAAAADTFWTVCPNCCHVHQYQRALVGRTLRCPSAGCRRAFVASEIPSAPPIVPGTNLYYSAWGFVPMGFPKAADLTTNWKPFCPMFPRDSSAPQPAYAATDNVSKQNVENNGGHTNANIPPSAANPSNKSAGGGTGSGPPRGRIKKTTARKKVGAGIKKHASGGVESGIEPSLLGSDGSENAGNGLTGSSRGININEVAKATDGSSVLRFGGDEDIGFDLDVDATDDILGNLHNLPFLREDDNPRQLF from the coding sequence ATGGATTTCTCCGcggggggcggaggcggcggcgagccggcCCGGTGGCTGGAGATCGCGGGAAAGCTCCTGGCCGCGCGCGACCTGGTCGGCTGCAAGCGCCTCGCGGAGCGCGCGGTGGACGCCGACCCGCTCCTCCcgggcgccgacgagctcctcgCAGTCGCCGACGTCCACCTCGCCTCccagcgcctcctcccctccggcCGCCCCGACCCGCTCGCCgtcctccagctccagccgGACCCCGACAAGGCGGACGTCAAGCGGGCCTTCCGCCGCCTCGCCaacctcctcgccgcctcgCGTAATCCTCACCCCGGCGCCGACACCGCCCTCCGCGCCGTTGAGGAAGCTTTCGCCCACCTCCGTGACCGTGAGGCCACCTCCACTGCCACCCCTGGCCCTTCCGctccttctgctgctgctgctccgggcggcgccccggccgcggcggcggataCGTTCTGGACGGTCTGCCCCAACTGCTGCCATGTGCACCAGTACCAGCGCGCGCTGGTGGGGCGCACGCTCAGGTGCCCCAGCGCCGGGTGCCGGCGCGCGTTCGTGGCCTCCGAGATCCCGTCTGCGCCGCCTATTGTGCCGGGCACCAACCTGTACTACTCTGCCTGGGGTTTCGTCCCAATGGGCTTCCCTAAGGCCGCTGATCTGACCACCAACTGGAAGCCATTTTGCCCCATGTTTCCGCGGGACTCATCTGCTCCGCAGCCAGCATATGCGGCCACTGACAATGTTAGTAAGCAAAATGTTGAGAATAATGGTGGACATACTAATGCCAACATACCGCCATCAGCTGCGAATCCGTCAAATAAGAGTGCTGGTGGTGGCACTGGGTCAGGGCCACCTAGAGGTAGAATCAAGAAGACGACTGCCCGCAAGAAGGTTGGCGCTGGCATCAAGAAGCATGCTTCCGGCGGTGTGGAGAGTGGCATCGAACCATCTTTGCTTGGGTCGGATGGGAGTGAGAATGCAGGGAATGGACTGACAGGGAGTTCAAGAGGAATTAACATAAATGAAGTGGCAAAGGCAACTGATGGAAGCTCAGTGTTGCGTTTTGGTGGGGATGAAGATATCGGGTTTGATTTGGATGTTGATGCAACGGATGATATACTGGGGAATTTACATAACCTGCCATTCCTGAGGGAGGATGACAATCCCAGACAGCTGTTTTAG